TGAAACCGTTCAAACGTTCTACCAAGCCCGGCCTGTCACCAGTGTCCGCCGCGTCACCTCGTCTGTTAGCCTTCATCAGACAATCACCATAACAAGAGGACGGGAGGACCTTCTAGAGCCTATTTTCCCTCCGTGAATTATCTTCATTTAGGGCTAACTCTTGttcaaagaaaaacatattcatGATGGGAAACAAAGCCACTGTCGCTGGTGCAAACGATCATCCGGAACAAGGAGTTGACTCGGAGAAGTAGATCATCTAGCAACAATATTTACGCACTGAAACAATTTGAATGAAAAGCAGACGGTGTGTTGGCAAATCTTTCTATTCCAATTACTGCTGTTTGGGGGAAATTATTGTTCCACGCTCCCCTGGCACCCTGCTGGAATTTTACAGCTGTTGGTTTCTACCAGcatggagggcgggggggtctCCTGTTTCTCCTGTGCATAATGAACAAGTCCTAGCAtgatttatctttttctttggtAAAACTTCAGAAACTCTACAGCTATCGTCCCCGACTGATCCAAGGTTTACGCTGATGTCGATATAAAGCTATGGTTTAAGgttactctttttttatttttcattggcccagaaaaccttttttcaccgttataaaatcacaaaaaagtcATGTTTAGTCAGTTCAGTTTGTGAACTTTTTCCTATTTGCTGCTCTATGGGACTGCATACAAAATTACAATTCCTATTACTTTCCATGTGCAACTCAAGATAAGAAGGAAACAAGATGGCTCCAACCTTCACCACTTACATTATCAAATCGCCCCCCAAAAATaggttttaaagtatttttttcttggACAAATGAGTTTCTAGATTTACTAGCCCCATTTTACTTGCCCCGGGCGAGCTGGTTCTCCTTATTGCCCTGTATTGTATGTCGTCGAGCCAATCAGGGCTGTATTTATGGAGGGGTATACTGCTAACCTCtgagaataaaaacatttaattagcCTTGACTGCCAGAATAATTGCTCCTCATAATTAATGTTTGGTCAAATTTACGCCGTTGAAGCCATACTTTATACTTGATTAAAAACACAAGGCCGTACCTTTTTGCTTAAGACTTTTGACCTTGTTCATTTGGTCTATGTGTATAAACAGTGTGCTCGTTTTTTCCTTCTTAAAACAAAACTGCAGACTTTAGCTATATATCTGGGGGGCGATCgcatttgtgctttttttcctcgATTATGCTCTCACACTTTGGCTCCTTAGCCTCAACCATATCGAAGCCAGATTGTTCGGGGCCGTaggttttgcatttctttttgaaaCCCTCCCACACGCGGCCTCATGTAAAGACGGCGGCTGGAATCGGTCCATGGGCATCTGCTGTTTGCAGCCCAGTGCTGGTTCTGACACAGTGTACAGAGCAGCTGCTGCTTACAGCTTTTCATCCgctaacaaaaaacaaacaggctgGAAACAGGTTTAAAGTTTTACTGATCTGCTGAAACGACTTCAATGAGTAAATTAGAGGTTGAATCAAAACAATGGTCAATAGCTGCTATAAATCTTAAcgtttcccttttctttccttgcTTTTGTCCCTCCCAGGGTTTCCTCAgcttttggttttacaaacatTGAATAATGGCACGTGAAGGAAAGACAAATGTCAGTTAGAATTTGGCTAGTGTGTGTCTTTAATCCTACTCCAGGAGTGACGTCCTGTTTTCGAAGCGTGTTCACCTCTGCGGTCGGACGAGGTCACCGAATGCATTCATAACATTCCAcaccttttcccttttcttgtATTTTGTATCTTGTATTTTGTCCTGGTGTCAGGGCGGAAAAGTCCACTTTTGCCACTCGtctgtgcagaaaaaaagaaaaaaaacttctcaCGTTCAGGGGGCACAGACCATGTATTCCTGCATATTCTGATCTCTGTAGAAAATGGTTGTTAAAGAGGActtggtttccatggttacagTTAGTGGTATACTGTTCTATTTGATTTCACAAAAGAAGGGTTGTGCTACGAGACCACATTATTACCTTAAGAATAGAACTATGATGCCAGTAGTTTGACAAAGGGCCCAGGCTCACAGCTGAAAGGTGAGGAtttgctctttcttcttctccatcatGTTAAATGGCCAGAGTCTTGGAAAGAAGGGAGGAGTCCTCTTGCGTGTCTTAGCCCCAGAAGTCCCTTGGGTCTCTGTGAGACTGAAAGAACTCCCAAGCAAAGCTGTAGTTACATTTCTCCTCCTAGAgaatggaaagaaaagaggggagATTTGGGGGCGGTTTTGTGTGACATACAGCGGCCATGGGGGAGTAATGGAGAAGAGGGTGTGGCACATAGTCACAGCCAAGGTTTTGCCTCTGTTTTCTGggtggaggtcaaaggtgagattTAGGGCTGAAACTTGTCCCCTTCTTACGCGTGATGTCAGACACTTCAGAGCACAGCACATGGGCTTCAGAAAGGGACAACTGCATGAGTTTACTGTAACACAAACTTGTTATTAcagagtgtctgtgtgtaaatTACCATGTTTAGAAGGATGTAAACAATAAGGAGCAGCGAGCCTTAGAACAATGTGTATTTGTAACATAGCAGAAGGGCACAAGTAGTTTTTATGACCTCGCTAGGAATGGGACTTATGCACTTATTCAAAATGGATCCTGTATTGTTACTTAAAATGGAGGTCGCACCAGGTACCAAGTTCTaccaaaaaaaaactcattttaggGAAGCCCTTGCATTAGATCTACAAAAAAGGACGGCTGGAATACATCAGAGACCAGCGTGTTTAACCAATGAGAGGTGACTGTGTCTAATGGAAAGTGTACTTCACCTGATGTCATCCTGTGACAGCAACTGTTGCATCGTCCAAATTCCAATGTCATTTTGAATTGGATTTTGGATTATTACAGAGAATAAAGTCTGTGTACAgaacaaaatgtaaaagagCTTAAGCTTGTGGAAAAAGAATTACGACTTTGAGACAGAAGGATCGCAAAAGTTCAAAAATGCTAACTCATTTCCAATATTTTACGACTCAGCACACGACTTGTTCTGTGGCAGCGGATCGGCCAAACAATATAATGCATGTGAAGGTgttcatctatttatttttagatttgacTATATCCTTAAATTTAAGCtctgtgtgaaaatgtttaaatacagGTGGGTGAAATTGGTAATCTACAAAAGGAATGTGAACAAAAAAATCATCGGTTTAGTCCAAGTCTCTTTGGGAggactttatttgttttcactAGTGCCATTTATGCGTGATGTAGGCACACGGAACAAATAACatgcttacttttttttttaagggattaGGCTTGCTTTACCACCTGATGTCTAGAATATGATTCAGTTCAGGCGATGCTTATGTTCCCTTAAAGTACGAAGTACATGGGGTCAGCTTACACACCAGTGACTCCTTAGCTTCAACATATTCCAGCAGCACGTCAACAATAACAATCGTAGTCTTGAATCATGCATTTTCATTGACTGAGCCAAAAAGTAGCCTGGGGCTTTGTGTGCTAAATATGTCAGCATGCATGGGGCCGTAAGGCACTTGACGTATTACATTCTTTAGGGATATATCTGCCTTTATGCTGCCTTATAATCACAGTTGTTTTTCCCAACCACATGCAAAAGAAATGCTGCATTTGAACTGCCACTCAGCATCATTCTCTCTTTAACCTATGATTCCGTTCTTTGCATCTGGCATGGCTGCACACCACGCACCACGTCAAAGACTGGAACACCCCGTCTGAAAGCTTCGAGGAAGGAGGACACTCACTCTTGATGTAGCCCAGTAGTGAAGATCAGAACCGAGTCTGCAGCTTTGGCCTTGTGCTTTCCGAGCCCATTAGAAACACTCTGCAAGGACACACAAAGGTTTTGTTTATAAAGCAGGAGTGATTTGTGCGtctccttgtgtttgtgttgagacTGGAGGTCGTAAGGCTTCGTGTTGATGCTGCGGGGACGGATCTGAAAACACACTGAGATTTCTCACACAGCTGTCTGATGCGTTTCTGGCCACAATGGTGGAGTGTTATTGAACATTTATACCTAAAGGGTATAAAAACAGtgaatgcttttaaaaacattgcaTGAATATTATTTGTCTGAATAAGATGAAAAGGCGCTGCAGGAGGAAACCGTATATATTACAAAGCCTGTGATCCCTGATCGGGTCTAACAAATATAGATTATTGATACTCAAGGATTGCTTAACACAATATTGATGGCTGTTAACATATAGTCCAAATGAGAGTACTAACCagataattctttttttttggagaaatctATTAATTACCCTAAAAAACCTTTCATGAACTGTAGAAAAATCATTCCTACTTTCTATAATCGTCTTATGTGAGGTTTTAGCACCATGCAGATTATTATAGAAACGCCATGTTTCCAAGAAGAAGGATATGTGATTAAGAGGTCATGACCTTCCGACTCGAGACGTTTATTTGGAAATGCTAGAGGCACTGAAAGTTGATTCACAAGTGATGACTCATTAGTGAGAGCCTCTAAGATCACATGCCAAATCAGATTGGCGTCTTTGAGAGTGGCACCAGGCTTGGTTCACGCGGCCATGCGTCAAAGAGCATTGATTCATGGGGGGGAAAGTGTCTGAgttgctgtctctctgtgtgtctcctgctCATTTAGCTGCGGTGATGTGTGAAGATCCTGAAGCATCAATAACAACTGAAACACCTACAGTCACTAATGGTAGGTTGATTATATCATTGGTATTTTTGATTCATCTCAGGGTTGGGATTTGGTCATGCTTGGTTGCTGATGAAACACGTGTCTTTGACACATCCTGTATTGGTCTGTATATAACAGCACTGTCCTTGGATTATTTAGGGACGACTGCTCACGAAAATGCAGGTGTTTCTACATCAGTCGGTGGACTATCTGGTGATTCGGGTACTCCTTCGGCTAGCACTGCGCCTCCTGGCAGCGAGGTCAAAGCCACCTCAATCCCCATTTCTAGTGGAGCCCCAGGAGCGTCGGTGAGTACATTCATGTACCATGTTTAGATTTAGAATTTATTTTGGTTGTGAAATAGTATAGGCCTATAAAAAAGCATGCAACAAAGACCTCAcatttttgtgctgtttaacattttaacagaTATGCCTTTTTAAGGAATGACTTGTGCGGTTACAACAGTATGTGCGCAGTGGGCCGTCTGCTCCTGACATTGTATGCTTCTCTGACCTGGCTCCCTCTCTCCACAGTTCAATGTGATGTGTGTTGGAGTGTTGGAAAAGAGGAAATTCCAGCagtttgcataaaaaaaaaaagttgtatacAGAGAGAAAATGATCAACCTTTAGTTGCAAAGACCAAGAACACTTTTAACATCTTAGCTTTGAGAGTTTGTGTGTTGAAAGACGTGGGAGAGCAGCATCCACCAACAGACCCGTGATGTGGTTTCAATGTCCCACACAAGCTGCTTTTGACCACAACATTATGTCTTCAACTTGTTTGCAGCATAAGACCGACAGCCCACCTTCATCAGGTTCCTCTGTCTTTGTGGGAATCCTCGTCAGTGGTCTGCTCGCTGCCCTTGCAATCACTCTGGGATACCTCAAATGCCAACGCAGGACTGACACCAAGGGAGAGAGCCTGGTGAGCACATTTTCTACTTCTGAGGAAAGGATCTACAAGATCCTACACCACACTGTTTGTTGCCACTGCCGACTTGTTTTACTCTGGTTTACTCTGGTGTTCATGCTGCCTATCAGTGAGAAATAATTCAGCCCAGAGCCCATCAATTAGCGAGATTTTGCCTTTTCCACAGCGGACCATGCGGAATGTTTGTTTGATCATGTTTGCAATTAATTGAATTTGTTAACctgatatatatttacattcttACATTTTTACCACTGATCTGAGGTAGCTTAAATAATGACCTGCTGGATGTAATATTTCACCGAGTGTTTTGCAGGTTTTTCTTATCATACCCCTCATTACAGAGCCAGTTACTTCATGGATAGATTTCCTCAGTCAAGGTTGATCTAAAATCAAAACAGcactctttccttctttttggaATCCATTGCTGCCAAAGTTTTAATTAGGATATGTTGCTGGCCAGATATCACAGGGAATACACACAGAAAGAGTGTGTGTTACGCCCTGTTCTCTGCTGCCTCGTTCATCTGCAGAGCTCACTGTTTCTAGCCAGGCAGAGCTGTTTACCTCCTGCAATATCACATGCTGGAGAGCACGTCGgatcgtgtgtgtttgtgtgtgtttataaggAATAGTGGGAGGGCGTGAGGGTTAGTAGAGGCATCTGTGTACATGTGCGCCTCACAGAACTGTGTCTGATTATCAGATCTGACCCTTAACAACATTTGATCCAGAGAAGCCGCTGTTCCCTTTAGTTgaccgattttttttttaaaagaaaaaaaagaagggcctCGCCTCACAGCTCGTTCACTTCCTATGCACTCAAGCAATAAGTATTCCGACTCCCATGTGGTGATGCAtttgttgttcatttgttcaGTATTTGCAGGCAGAGGAGTCCTATCCAGTAGAGCAGGACAACCAGGGGAACACTCTCGTATCTCTGGCccctctgaacccccccctgGAAACCCCGGAGAAACCCAGCGTGAATGGAGAGGCCCCGGAGGCGGACAAGACcgagcctcctcctcccactaACGGCCACTCCACCACCAAGACAGCCGACACCGAGATGTGAAATAGTCTACAAGTAATTGTAGCCCAGGAATGACCCCccaaaaacaccccccccccccctgaccccatccatacacacacacatacctttgCAGAGTCGCCTCCATTCGGAATCATCTCGTGCCCAACTACAGTGAGTCCACTTCATGGTGGACATCAGGGACTAGAACAATATCGTCCATCAATGGtgccctttcctccctcttaATCTCTCCCAATCTCCTCTCCCAATTAATCAGGAAAGAACTAGCCTGATGGCAGTGACGAATGATGATGACGAAGGCCTATGGGAGTCAGGCTGGAGAAGAGAGACAGGAGATGGGCAGTTCAGGGCGGGAAGAGGGTTGTATTTAAGCATTAGTCAGCACTGGTTTCCATGATGCCTGTGGTCCCACATGTGTGCTGTCAACACAAAGCAAAGTCTCTGCATGTCATGCAGTCTAAAGCTGCGGCCAACCCACTAGTAAAGCTAGTAAAGCCAGCATAAGCACATCAGTGAAATGGTTCCTTAGTTCATTGCATAGCTACGGCAGACGAAGAGGGAATGAATCACACCGCAATAAAATCCATTCACAAACtcacagagaaaacacaacGGGCTCCTATTTTGTTTGTCTGACTGAGACTGTGAGAGTGCATGGGCTGCTTTAAACTTTGCATGAGTGTGCTATTGTTTACTTTCATCTGTACTGTGCCTGGGCTGTATGTATATCCATACACGAATCTACGCTTCCCTTGATTGGTGTGTCAGGGTTTCCACGCGTTGGCTGAGTTTAAACTACAAGGCTTTCAATCAGAACTCCCCAAGATGGATAGCATTGCAGTCTGAAAGCGTTATTTTTAGGATCATATTTATTTGAACAGTAGTTTATGGACAAGAGCATGTTGGTAATGGAGTGGAAACGCTGTGATCACACCCTCGAGACACCACGCATGGCAGCACATGCAGGTTGGAGGACATTATATAACGTGAATAATGTTAAATCTGTTCTTTGCCTGCAATGAATGAGAATTGAGATACTAACAAATGGAAATTCGaggccaaaacaacaacaacaaaaatactgaCTAAATACTggcaaacaatattttttttaccttacaTGAGTTTATCCTTTGATCGCAGAACTGCATTGCTCATGTATTTTATATTACTAGTAAATTGGACTTGGTGTGGTGTGATAAACAGATAAGAGTCATTGATAAGTTATATTTAATGACTATAATGTACCACAGAAAGCAACACAGTAGTGACATCCACATCATCAATGGAAATGTCCTAAAACGTTCCAGGTAAATGACCTCTGGACAAAGTGTGGGAACCTTGTGTTTACACCAATGTGTGGTTGATGAACGTTATCAATATGCAAGTGAATGTTAAGTCTGAATGTGACATTAGCATGAAAGTGAGTGTAGCTCAACCACATTCACATGGTGAGATTAAAGAAGTATTCAAGTTTATATCACGTAACTTTTTTGAAGAGAGAGCCACAAGGAATTGTTCCACCTATCACTGCAAACTGCGGTCACATCCATCACAGAGCCAACCGGCCTCTCTACGTCATCAGCGTGACCAACGGACTCCTAAAGGCTTCAGATGCAGAGCCTCTTACTCTCAACTCTGCCCAtctatttgatttattttcgtTTCAATATACTTTTTACTACCAGTATTCTATTGaacagtgtcattttttttttgtaaacccatgttgtgttttcttccaTGTGCATTTCATATTGTATGTTGTGCTAAAGCATGTACTTCTTTGGTGTCTTTATAACATCTGATCCAGCCCATATAACACAAGGAAATATCTCCAAGGGCTGCTGAGGAAAGTTTTGGCGGCCAATtggtttgtttgtcctgcaAATTCAGCTTTTTCTGACAAACCGGAGATCAAATACTAAAGGAAACAgtaatgttttgtatttgaacTAGAACAAGGAAACATATTCTGGTACATAAATGGATAGATTTCAATCCATTTTGTATCTTTTCTTTGCTAACATTCCAATGGGACTGTTTCATTTTACTAGCAATACATTTGATACAacaatggagaaaataaaaagtgaaagattaataactttttaaaaatgttttcagccTCATTTCATCTTAAAAAGAGTGAATGGAAAAACCGATGCGTTTTTAACTACAGAAACGTGTGTTAGtgcactaaaacacacacacatctgttcaCAAAAAAATCATAACAATGTATaaacagaaaagaacaaatgtGTACGTTTCGTTTTACATATTACAACTTGTGTTATTGAAAACATATAAACATGTTTAATACCTAATGATTGAGGACAAATAGTGTCATTCAAGCAGAATAAGCAGAATCTTATTCTAGTCTTTAATATTAGATTCAATGTTATTGGTACAAACAGTTAGGCTCCCTCATGTGGCTCAAAGGCGTACAGCAGATATAAATGTTGACCAAATCAAAGAAATTCTGCTTATTTATTTTGCGACCATAATAAAATCTCCCTCGTCCTTCCTGTGGGTCCCATTCCTTGTGAATGACTGTTTGACTAACGCACACTTTAAATCCTGTACATCCCATGAGGTCACACAGCTGGTTTGCATGAGCAGTAGTCATGACATCACTTCACACTGTTTTCTCTCCTAGTTTGGGTGGGGCAGTGAAAACATCCACCAGCTGTCTTCTCTCAACGACGTCGGCCACATTTTCGAGCACCGTGTCAGTCCCGAGTCTATCAACTTGtgatcttcacacacacacgtattttCAATTATTCTTTGGCCTCCATTCAATGCATGAGACAGTGAGACCGGTTTATTTCCCCATCTACTCACGGCCTTCTTTCATCATAGGATCAAGCCCCACGTGGGTTACTCCCTCTTCTCTGTCCCCCCCTCCGCACCCTAAAGGGAGAAATATTTCCCACAGGCCACGGAGCAATCCTGTTGTCGCAATATGTCACAACCGCAGAGCCACAATAAAAGGTCCAACCTAAAGATATAAATATAAGACATctaaaaaacaaagacatggcCAACTGCTGCATGGCACGAATATTAAAAGGTGTAAATTCCAatggataaatatatatatatatatatacacacatagatGTCTCCTTTATGTTTCACCTGTGTGACATTAAACTCTTTGAGGTGAACAACATGATCATCAGTGTCCAGATAACGACCATGTAAGAATATTGAGTCTGTTTTGTTTGGTCCACATTCATTAATTCCTCTCATGCTCTCTTGCCTGTCATCCTTAAATTGATTGGATCACattacacacaaaagaaaacatagTTTCCCACTCATCCCTAATGGTGTCTTGCAAAGCTGATGGTTTTATTTGGCCATGTTTTTAAGTTATACATCTCTGGATTTTCCACCAATGCCATAATATAATGGAGATTAATGGAATGAATTTATTGCTGGAAAAAGCCACATCTCTTTCTCTGTTCACAACAAGAGACTTTGTTGTGGACATTATACTACTTACTAAGAAAGCTCAAATAGTACTGGGGATTGTGGCTGAAcctgtaaaataaaagcaattccATCAAACTGTCTAGATACTAGAAGTAAGtgattaaacatgttttatctGTAATTCGGATGAACTCTTCAAGTTTTCCACCCATCGGCCCCTGCGCCCCttcatcttctcttcctcagccGTTCTTTAATGTCACACAAGCCTCCCCccgcacccacccacacacacccagctccagctccagctccctcccatccttcacctcctccagctccgttcttCTATCCAGTCGTGGAATCTGGCATTACGAGCAAAACTCAGTTGCTTGTTTTATTGTGGGGTGGCTCCCCCCTCCGTTCACTCAAAGCTGCCAAGTACGTCATGCTTTCCCTCTCCGAGCCAAAAGCACGCCCTTCTGAATTGATTGATGGTAGGATAATATTGGATGGAATGGACGGGTGGGA
This sequence is a window from Pungitius pungitius chromosome 1, fPunPun2.1, whole genome shotgun sequence. Protein-coding genes within it:
- the cd34 gene encoding uncharacterized protein cd34 yields the protein MAASMWRMSGPCRRMAAVLLLCALMLSTAVMCEDPEASITTETPTVTNGTTAHENAGVSTSVGGLSGDSGTPSASTAPPGSEVKATSIPISSGAPGASHKTDSPPSSGSSVFVGILVSGLLAALAITLGYLKCQRRTDTKGESLYLQAEESYPVEQDNQGNTLVSLAPLNPPLETPEKPSVNGEAPEADKTEPPPPTNGHSTTKTADTEM